Proteins encoded together in one Rossellomorea sp. y25 window:
- a CDS encoding metallophosphoesterase: MKKWFKKSFASLVILSILPLSAKALETLFSSAGERDGGIGNSTHYLDSAPNISLDPKVNQIIYPLFATPAIKKKGEDLTLKIDTQGKEAGSWSIKLKQTNHSSQTSEYELPVKSVQQGQSHWKDSSSIVDVTVTIPENTPQKLYDLQVAYTGNGQRINDEQPHSVKVVDEYKKNFTFLHMTDTHIGSPRNLGDPEDPSSVDPALAKEAGMWDPDPQKRWLYLQKAIKEVNLKNPDFVVVTGDLMYGQMNPLEYIYEYEETYKMLQKLNVPVYLVPGNHDYYAQDATLTDGAKYWEKYFGPQYFSFDYGPYAHFIGYNSFDWHKFDRSGNGTVSVPTWGGQIREEQLNWVKEDLQRNAQTAESGQVRGLFSHHNPLWRDREMWPKDDPEVQTYWEQYDEQHDPQRLQTLLLGEKLGIKYDQQWHGENAKELINVMKENNVTVSLHGHTHIDNVTKEDGILYTTTTAIELTGKPWVGFRGFSVQDGQIESYNYEETGHSIPVYQNGDTKGGTMSFDAAYQTSNDGSASSQQVEVTNRLNKPLTVTIPLYMTEGNYNVSTGEVLQNYASDRKQYLEVQLTIPANSTETLNVQKK, encoded by the coding sequence ATGAAAAAATGGTTCAAAAAAAGTTTCGCTTCACTTGTAATATTATCGATTCTTCCTCTATCAGCGAAAGCACTGGAAACCCTTTTTAGTTCAGCTGGTGAAAGGGATGGCGGTATCGGCAACAGTACTCATTATCTGGATTCCGCTCCAAATATCTCCCTGGATCCGAAGGTAAACCAGATTATTTACCCGCTATTCGCAACACCAGCCATTAAAAAGAAAGGTGAGGACCTTACCTTAAAAATCGACACACAGGGTAAAGAAGCGGGATCATGGAGTATCAAATTAAAGCAGACAAACCACTCTTCTCAGACTAGTGAGTATGAATTACCTGTCAAATCAGTTCAACAAGGACAATCTCATTGGAAGGACAGCTCCTCCATCGTTGATGTCACTGTCACGATTCCTGAAAATACTCCACAAAAGCTATATGATTTACAAGTAGCCTACACTGGAAATGGACAAAGGATCAACGATGAACAACCACATTCCGTTAAAGTAGTGGACGAGTACAAAAAGAATTTTACCTTCTTGCATATGACGGATACTCATATTGGTTCCCCTCGGAATCTTGGTGATCCAGAAGATCCATCCTCTGTAGATCCTGCTTTGGCAAAGGAAGCAGGCATGTGGGACCCGGATCCCCAAAAAAGATGGTTATATTTACAGAAAGCCATTAAAGAAGTTAATTTAAAAAACCCTGATTTTGTGGTTGTGACAGGAGATCTCATGTATGGGCAAATGAATCCCTTGGAGTATATATACGAATATGAGGAAACGTATAAAATGCTTCAAAAACTGAACGTACCCGTCTATCTTGTTCCAGGGAATCATGACTACTACGCTCAGGATGCTACGCTAACAGATGGAGCGAAATACTGGGAAAAGTACTTCGGTCCTCAATATTTTTCTTTTGATTACGGCCCTTATGCCCACTTCATCGGATACAACTCATTTGACTGGCACAAGTTCGATCGAAGCGGTAATGGAACTGTTTCTGTTCCAACCTGGGGTGGGCAAATACGCGAGGAACAACTCAATTGGGTCAAAGAAGATTTACAACGCAATGCCCAGACTGCAGAGAGCGGGCAAGTCCGTGGACTCTTTTCCCATCATAATCCACTGTGGCGTGATCGGGAAATGTGGCCAAAGGATGACCCAGAGGTCCAAACCTATTGGGAACAATACGATGAACAGCATGATCCTCAGCGTTTGCAAACACTACTACTCGGGGAAAAACTGGGAATCAAATATGACCAGCAATGGCATGGAGAAAATGCTAAAGAATTAATCAATGTCATGAAAGAAAACAATGTAACCGTTAGTCTCCACGGGCACACTCATATTGATAACGTAACGAAAGAAGATGGCATTTTATATACAACGACCACAGCGATTGAATTGACTGGTAAGCCGTGGGTCGGATTCAGGGGTTTTTCTGTTCAAGATGGTCAGATCGAATCTTACAATTATGAAGAAACCGGCCACTCAATCCCTGTTTATCAAAATGGTGATACCAAAGGTGGGACGATGTCCTTTGATGCTGCCTACCAGACAAGTAATGACGGGAGTGCGTCATCACAACAGGTGGAAGTGACAAATCGTTTAAACAAACCTTTAACCGTCACCATCCCCTTATATATGACAGAAGGAAATTACAACGTATCAACAGGCGAAGTTCTTCAGAATTATGCATCTGATCGTAAGCAGTATCTTGAAGTACAACTTACCATTCC
- a CDS encoding GlsB/YeaQ/YmgE family stress response membrane protein, giving the protein MGIILYLIVGGIIGWLAGLILGKNVPGGIIGNIIAGIIGAWIGGELLGSFGPSLAGIAIIPALLGAIIFVFLLSLLLRGMRKTSH; this is encoded by the coding sequence ATGGGTATTATCTTGTACTTAATCGTAGGTGGGATCATCGGTTGGTTAGCTGGTCTTATATTAGGTAAAAACGTTCCTGGTGGAATCATCGGGAACATCATCGCAGGTATCATCGGTGCATGGATCGGTGGAGAACTTCTAGGAAGCTTCGGACCATCACTTGCAGGAATCGCTATCATTCCAGCCTTACTGGGAGCTATTATCTTTGTATTCCTGTTAAGCTTACTGTTAAGAGGTATGAGAAAGACTTCTCATTAA
- a CDS encoding phospholipase D family protein, whose translation MKTKKKWYKKKSWWIGGVLLLILTVVMVYHRVKPLPPGISYAGNTYTIPEKDVEFLYDLTYQKDGKELYDHSIFDEVYQTIEEAEDFLILDLFLVNGYTKGDRDYPRISEKLSKTIQAQMKKKPDLKVVFISDIVNTTYGSHSAKQLEPLEDLGAEVIYTDLNRLRDPNIIYSGVWRTALGWFGQDGYGWLPNPMASSAPKVTMRSYLKLLNVKANHRKVVITEREGLILSANPHDASGFHSNIGFKVKGEILKDMVKAEKAVAAFSGGNVEAFPTEEDLDQSIKKLSSKESSVKAQILTEKKVQTSVVNAMNNANKGDEVWIGMFYLADRDIIDAIGDAADREVEVRLVLDPNQNAFGQEKIGLPNLPIASELHNLDNDHITIRWYNTNKEQYHTKFIYIKGKKESTVIGGSSNYTSRNLDDYNLEENIKIVAPTDSKTMSDIDQYFNRIWNNDDGTYTVKYEEYQDKLPAFKYVMYILQKIFQVTTY comes from the coding sequence TTGAAAACAAAGAAAAAGTGGTATAAGAAGAAAAGCTGGTGGATCGGGGGTGTCCTCCTATTGATCCTTACCGTCGTTATGGTATACCACCGCGTTAAGCCGTTGCCTCCGGGAATATCCTATGCAGGTAATACCTATACCATACCCGAAAAGGATGTGGAGTTCTTATACGACCTTACATACCAAAAGGATGGGAAAGAACTCTATGACCATTCGATCTTTGATGAAGTATACCAAACCATTGAAGAAGCAGAGGATTTTCTTATCTTGGACTTATTTTTAGTAAATGGATATACAAAGGGTGATCGTGATTACCCGAGAATCAGTGAAAAATTATCGAAAACGATTCAAGCACAGATGAAGAAGAAACCTGATTTAAAGGTTGTCTTCATCAGTGATATCGTCAATACCACGTATGGGTCCCATTCCGCAAAGCAATTAGAGCCTTTAGAGGATCTCGGGGCTGAAGTCATTTATACCGATCTAAACCGCCTCAGGGATCCCAATATCATATACTCGGGGGTGTGGAGGACCGCTCTGGGCTGGTTCGGTCAGGATGGCTATGGCTGGCTCCCTAACCCTATGGCTTCATCTGCACCCAAGGTAACCATGAGATCGTATTTAAAACTATTAAATGTTAAAGCCAATCACCGAAAAGTCGTCATCACTGAAAGGGAGGGACTAATACTTTCCGCCAATCCCCACGATGCAAGTGGGTTTCACTCTAATATCGGATTCAAGGTCAAGGGAGAAATCCTCAAGGACATGGTAAAAGCCGAAAAGGCAGTCGCTGCTTTTTCAGGGGGGAACGTAGAGGCATTTCCTACAGAGGAAGACTTAGATCAGTCTATTAAAAAGCTTTCTTCTAAAGAGAGCTCCGTTAAAGCACAAATCCTTACTGAAAAGAAAGTTCAAACAAGTGTCGTAAACGCTATGAATAATGCCAATAAAGGAGATGAAGTCTGGATCGGGATGTTCTATCTTGCGGATCGGGACATTATCGATGCCATAGGGGATGCTGCAGACCGTGAAGTAGAGGTACGATTAGTGCTTGACCCCAATCAGAATGCCTTCGGTCAAGAAAAGATAGGGTTACCCAACCTGCCAATCGCATCAGAGCTGCACAACCTGGACAATGACCATATTACAATTCGGTGGTATAACACCAATAAGGAACAATACCATACTAAATTCATTTATATAAAAGGGAAAAAAGAGAGTACTGTCATCGGGGGATCCAGTAATTACACATCGAGAAACTTAGATGATTATAACTTAGAAGAGAACATAAAGATTGTGGCCCCAACTGACAGCAAAACCATGTCGGATATTGATCAGTATTTTAACCGTATCTGGAACAACGATGATGGCACCTACACCGTTAAATATGAGGAATATCAGGATAAACTGCCTGCCTTTAAATATGTCATGTATATCTTGCAAAAAATCTTCCAAGTAACGACATATTAG